Proteins encoded within one genomic window of Phototrophicus methaneseepsis:
- a CDS encoding universal stress protein, with translation MVQNSRYHKIVVPIDGSGWSERAIPHAADIARNNDAEIILLHVFRTPAAEYTDQIALGGGDAQIQQMREEFKQKMISLRNQLRAQGVKARNQFIEGAGVASLICDYINDEGVDLVVMSSHGRSGISRFIFGSVAQKVMQEVSVPVMIVRPDRETN, from the coding sequence ATGGTCCAGAACAGCCGATACCATAAAATTGTCGTCCCGATTGACGGCTCAGGGTGGAGCGAGCGCGCCATCCCACATGCAGCCGATATTGCCCGCAATAACGACGCGGAAATCATCCTCCTCCACGTCTTCCGCACACCTGCCGCAGAATATACCGACCAGATTGCACTGGGCGGTGGCGATGCGCAAATCCAACAGATGCGCGAAGAATTTAAGCAAAAGATGATCTCTTTGCGCAATCAGTTGCGCGCCCAGGGGGTGAAGGCCCGCAACCAGTTCATCGAAGGCGCAGGCGTGGCCTCGCTCATCTGTGATTATATCAATGACGAAGGTGTGGACCTCGTGGTCATGTCTTCCCACGGGCGTTCTGGCATCAGCCGCTTTATCTTCGGCAGTGTGGCCCAAAAGGTCATGCAGGAAGTCAGCGTGCCGGTGATGATTGTGCGCCCTGATAGAGAGACAAACTAA
- a CDS encoding response regulator transcription factor, with protein MNKILVVEDDRKTANLIRLYLQQSGYTVDVAADGNTALDIAHNWQPDLILLDLMLPEIDGLEVCRMLRMTGSVPIIILTAKSTEDDVLRGLDLGADDYITKPFSPREVVARVRTVLRRSSKESQPTRKELKFGDLLVNLTRHEVRIKDDIIHLTPKEFKLLETMAKEPGRAFTRLELVERAFGYDYEGLERTVDAHVMNLRKKIERNPSHHNYVETVYGIGYRFAEPTGHAV; from the coding sequence ATGAATAAGATTCTTGTTGTAGAAGATGATCGTAAAACAGCAAATCTCATCCGGCTGTATTTGCAGCAATCCGGTTATACCGTCGATGTGGCCGCAGACGGCAACACCGCGCTGGATATCGCCCATAACTGGCAACCGGATCTCATCTTGCTGGACCTTATGCTACCAGAAATTGATGGTCTGGAAGTATGCCGGATGCTGCGCATGACCGGCAGCGTGCCGATTATCATTCTGACGGCGAAATCCACCGAAGACGACGTACTACGTGGCCTGGACCTGGGCGCAGATGATTATATCACCAAGCCCTTTAGCCCGCGCGAAGTCGTCGCACGGGTGCGCACCGTCCTGCGGCGCAGTAGTAAAGAGAGCCAGCCGACCCGTAAAGAACTCAAATTTGGCGATCTACTCGTCAACTTGACGCGCCACGAAGTGCGCATCAAAGACGACATCATCCACCTGACGCCAAAAGAGTTTAAACTGTTAGAAACAATGGCGAAAGAACCGGGCCGAGCTTTTACACGCCTGGAACTTGTCGAACGAGCCTTTGGTTATGATTATGAAGGCCTGGAGCGCACAGTTGATGCACACGTGATGAATTTGCGCAAGAAAATCGAACGCAACCCGTCCCATCATAACTATGTAGAAACAGTGTATGGGATTGGGTACCGTTTTGCGGAGCCAACAGGACATGCTGTATAG
- a CDS encoding BCD family MFS transporter — MGEKQKGLSIGRNFKIGLFHLGSGMADVLSTGVWNRIMISDLGYSAGPVGLLLSLRYFLTPLGIWAGRVSDRRTILGFRRLFWIWLGRLLMALSTAILGISTAQLVVNRDAPVETWLLIGGSLIAFSLGNAISGSTFLALIYDRSTEAQRGRAIGIVWTMLLVGLTIGGIVFSLSLPHTEGADGLSFTADDLFMLFLMAAVIFAVLWFVSLWGEERRGEAINLAEIGTDAEHQRSFRDDVQLVWSNRSMRFFLIYLVASMFFAFSQDVILEPFAGDVFEMPAHVTNRFSTYWGTTAILGSLFSIWLSRRVKWFDNTRMSVIGTAILFVTFIVLAVSGLAQIRQLVTPGLILLGLGLGLWNIGTLGLMMDFSPTGEAGTFLGFWSMCVTLARGAGVGSGGWARDAWLQVTQQPHIAYGLVFVLGAVGLAFSLWAVSQIDVSQFKRDVNVRSSEETAAILAGAME, encoded by the coding sequence ATGGGCGAAAAGCAAAAGGGCCTTAGCATTGGCCGTAATTTTAAGATTGGGTTGTTCCATCTTGGGTCTGGTATGGCGGATGTCTTGTCGACTGGCGTATGGAACCGCATTATGATTTCCGACCTGGGCTATTCAGCCGGGCCGGTGGGGTTGCTGCTCTCGCTGCGTTACTTCCTGACGCCGTTGGGCATCTGGGCAGGGCGCGTCTCTGATCGCCGGACGATATTGGGGTTTCGGCGTCTTTTTTGGATCTGGTTAGGGCGCTTGTTGATGGCGCTCAGTACGGCGATCCTGGGCATTTCTACGGCGCAACTGGTGGTTAACAGGGACGCCCCTGTCGAAACATGGCTGCTGATTGGCGGGTCATTGATTGCTTTCAGCCTGGGGAACGCGATTTCCGGCAGTACCTTCCTGGCGCTGATTTACGACCGCTCGACAGAAGCGCAGCGCGGCCGAGCGATTGGCATTGTCTGGACCATGCTGCTGGTCGGCCTTACGATTGGCGGTATCGTCTTCAGCCTTTCACTGCCTCATACGGAAGGCGCGGATGGGCTTTCCTTCACGGCGGATGATCTGTTCATGCTCTTCCTGATGGCCGCTGTGATCTTCGCGGTATTGTGGTTTGTCTCGCTATGGGGAGAAGAACGCCGTGGCGAAGCGATTAATCTGGCTGAAATTGGCACAGATGCTGAGCATCAGCGCTCTTTCCGCGATGATGTTCAGCTCGTCTGGAGCAACCGCTCCATGCGCTTCTTCCTGATTTATCTGGTTGCCTCGATGTTCTTTGCATTCTCACAGGATGTTATCCTGGAGCCGTTCGCGGGAGATGTCTTCGAGATGCCTGCTCATGTAACCAACCGTTTCTCAACATATTGGGGCACGACGGCGATTTTGGGCTCGCTTTTTAGCATATGGCTGTCTCGGCGCGTCAAATGGTTCGACAACACGCGTATGTCCGTGATCGGTACAGCTATCTTGTTTGTGACGTTCATTGTGCTCGCAGTCTCAGGGCTTGCCCAGATTCGCCAGTTGGTCACGCCGGGACTCATCTTGCTGGGCCTGGGGCTGGGTTTATGGAATATCGGCACGTTAGGCCTGATGATGGACTTCAGCCCGACAGGTGAGGCCGGGACGTTCTTAGGCTTCTGGTCCATGTGTGTGACGCTGGCCCGTGGTGCAGGCGTCGGCAGTGGTGGCTGGGCACGGGACGCGTGGCTGCAAGTGACACAGCAGCCACATATCGCCTATGGATTGGTCTTTGTGCTGGGTGCGGTGGGGTTGGCCTTTTCACTATGGGCCGTCTCCCAGATTGATGTGTCCCAGTTCAAGCGCGATGTCAACGTGCGCTCGTCGGAAGAAACAGCGGCGATCCTCGCTGGCGCGATGGAATAA
- a CDS encoding thiamine diphosphokinase, giving the protein MQKMLIFANGAPNDGPMVRLALAASSDAAVVAADGGARVAWYYGRQVDTVIGDMDSLTEAELTKLEASGTVIKRYPQEKDETDLELTLSYAATAGATWIRIIGGLGDRFDQTLANVYLMALPQLIDLDVALVAGKQQLALIRAGEHQIEGQPGDTISLLPLGGDVQGITTTGMAYPLKNETLYFGPARGVSNVLSNEVGQVALTDGVLLVIHTIGRA; this is encoded by the coding sequence ATGCAAAAAATGCTCATATTTGCCAATGGTGCGCCTAATGATGGCCCGATGGTGCGCCTTGCCTTAGCAGCATCATCTGATGCGGCTGTCGTCGCTGCGGATGGTGGGGCTCGTGTCGCCTGGTATTATGGGCGGCAGGTCGATACTGTCATTGGGGATATGGATTCACTGACGGAGGCTGAGCTGACCAAGTTGGAAGCTTCCGGTACGGTCATCAAACGCTATCCACAGGAAAAAGACGAAACAGACCTGGAATTGACGTTGTCGTATGCTGCCACAGCAGGCGCGACGTGGATTCGCATTATTGGTGGCCTGGGCGACCGCTTCGACCAGACGTTGGCAAATGTATACTTGATGGCACTGCCACAGCTTATTGATCTGGATGTGGCCCTTGTCGCGGGGAAGCAGCAACTGGCCCTGATCCGCGCTGGTGAGCATCAGATCGAAGGCCAGCCAGGGGATACAATCTCACTGCTGCCGTTGGGCGGTGATGTGCAGGGTATTACCACAACAGGGATGGCTTATCCTCTTAAAAATGAAACGCTCTATTTTGGCCCAGCACGTGGTGTCAGCAATGTCTTATCGAACGAAGTGGGGCAGGTTGCACTCACGGATGGCGTGCTGCTGGTCATCCACACCATAGGCCGCGCCTAA
- a CDS encoding DNA-3-methyladenine glycosylase I — protein sequence MAEIMRCGWCGEDPLYQQYHDDVWGDPVHDDRMLFEMLCLEGAQAGLSWITILRRQQAYETLFDHFQPEVVAAYDEAKIDEIAKDARIIRHRGKVASVVTNARAFLKVQEEFGSFDAYIWQFVGGKPKLNAFQTLSEIPAQTPESEAMSKDLKKRGFKFVGPTICYAYMQACGMVNDHTADCYKYVSA from the coding sequence ATGGCTGAGATAATGCGCTGCGGCTGGTGTGGTGAGGACCCGCTCTACCAGCAATATCATGATGATGTGTGGGGCGATCCAGTGCATGATGATCGTATGCTCTTCGAAATGCTCTGTCTGGAAGGCGCACAAGCCGGGCTGAGTTGGATCACAATTTTACGGCGACAGCAAGCCTATGAAACCTTGTTTGATCACTTCCAGCCGGAGGTTGTCGCCGCGTATGACGAGGCCAAAATTGACGAAATCGCCAAGGATGCGCGCATCATTCGCCATCGCGGCAAAGTCGCGAGCGTCGTCACCAATGCACGAGCATTCCTCAAGGTACAGGAAGAATTCGGCAGCTTTGATGCATATATCTGGCAGTTCGTCGGTGGCAAGCCAAAGCTCAACGCCTTTCAGACTTTATCTGAGATTCCCGCTCAAACGCCGGAATCCGAGGCGATGAGTAAAGATTTGAAGAAGCGCGGTTTTAAATTTGTAGGGCCGACAATCTGTTATGCCTATATGCAAGCCTGCGGCATGGTCAATGACCACACCGCAGACTGCTACAAGTACGTTAGTGCGTAG
- a CDS encoding sensor histidine kinase: MLYSLRFNILMAMLAVAGVAIATITLVSALTTRVEFSRYVDVGNELLAERREQVVFSFLETAPEAIRSETSAVAQSHLGDNALTDGLGTQPKIIYLNPDNFRFFQIDSGLDIPTSGSAQLNDASQLLEVAPRTINFLTSPDGRVQVIGNGQPLGIYYVEPTDSEENSLAIAQSNFVESVTLGLVLAASLAGLVAIVLTFTLSRRILHPVAQLTDAAQRMKSGNLTQRVDIPRHGEIGELAHAFNSMAETLSRNESLRQTMVSDIAHELRTPLTNIRGYLEGIQDGVLEPDREIIDLVYEEAIWLNRIITDLQELVLAEAGQLRFIFQEIHVDDIIESAVAMYQPRARNRQITLTSDLPYKLPYVYADPKRTGQVIRNLLSNAVKYTPPGGKITVTAAAHLNHIEVRVSDTGNGISEEHIPFIFERFYRVDPSRSRDTGGAGLGLAIVKQLVEAQGGQIRLHSEVGKGTTFVFSVPIYRREHEPVTLDADDIVPVAEL; the protein is encoded by the coding sequence ATGCTGTATAGCCTACGCTTTAACATCTTAATGGCCATGCTGGCCGTTGCGGGGGTCGCTATTGCGACGATCACCCTCGTTTCGGCCTTGACGACGCGCGTTGAATTTTCAAGGTATGTGGATGTTGGCAACGAGTTGCTGGCAGAGCGGCGCGAGCAGGTCGTCTTCAGCTTTTTAGAAACAGCTCCTGAAGCAATCCGTTCAGAGACATCTGCTGTCGCTCAATCGCATCTGGGCGATAATGCCCTGACTGACGGGCTTGGCACACAGCCGAAGATCATCTACCTCAACCCGGATAACTTCCGGTTCTTCCAGATTGATTCCGGCCTGGACATCCCGACATCCGGCTCCGCACAGCTCAATGATGCATCGCAACTATTAGAAGTTGCACCGCGTACCATCAACTTTCTGACGTCACCAGATGGCCGCGTGCAGGTGATCGGGAACGGCCAGCCGTTGGGCATCTATTATGTAGAACCAACGGATTCCGAAGAAAATTCACTGGCTATTGCCCAAAGCAACTTTGTAGAGAGCGTCACGCTGGGACTGGTCTTAGCTGCCAGCTTAGCGGGGCTGGTCGCTATCGTCCTGACGTTTACGCTATCAAGGCGCATTTTACATCCCGTCGCCCAGTTAACAGACGCGGCCCAACGCATGAAGAGCGGCAACCTGACTCAGCGCGTCGATATCCCGCGCCATGGCGAAATCGGCGAACTAGCCCATGCGTTTAATTCGATGGCGGAGACGCTCAGCCGTAACGAAAGCCTGCGACAGACCATGGTCAGTGATATTGCCCATGAACTGCGCACGCCGCTGACAAATATTCGTGGCTACCTGGAAGGCATTCAGGATGGGGTGCTGGAGCCAGACCGAGAGATTATTGATCTGGTCTATGAAGAGGCAATCTGGCTGAATCGGATCATCACGGATCTACAAGAACTCGTCCTGGCAGAAGCAGGTCAACTACGATTCATCTTTCAAGAAATCCACGTGGATGACATCATCGAGAGCGCTGTCGCAATGTATCAGCCACGTGCCCGCAATCGGCAGATCACGCTCACATCGGACCTGCCTTACAAGCTACCTTATGTCTACGCAGACCCCAAGCGCACCGGGCAAGTCATCCGTAACCTGCTGAGCAACGCCGTCAAATACACGCCGCCAGGGGGCAAGATCACAGTGACAGCAGCCGCGCACCTCAATCACATTGAAGTACGCGTGTCGGATACAGGCAATGGCATCAGCGAGGAACACATCCCTTTTATTTTCGAGCGTTTCTACCGCGTCGATCCATCGCGCAGCCGGGATACTGGTGGCGCGGGGCTTGGTCTCGCCATCGTCAAACAGCTCGTAGAAGCCCAGGGTGGGCAGATTCGCCTGCATAGCGAAGTCGGCAAAGGGACGACATTCGTCTTCTCCGTGCCGATTTATCGCCGCGAGCATGAACCCGTTACGCTCGATGCAGACGACATCGTACCCGTCGCTGAGCTATAG
- a CDS encoding monovalent cation:proton antiporter family protein yields MEVPSIVIYSLSFLLIALAAKQIGKFFSRYELPYITGYLLAGALAGPFILGMLPSEASEELRYIDDIALAVIAFIAGSELYLRELKDRLNAILLNAAGIVIAAFLMLGIAIFFLQSVIPFAADFSTMTRAAVALLGATILLALSPASTIAVIQEVRAKGPFSKTVLSIAVVMDVVIIVLFAVSVAFARAMIDNLVVDVSFAILLIADIAIALVSGYLVGRVIGLVMSLSASNVIKALLLLVIGFIIFELGYSVPEWSYETFGFKIKIEPLLIAMVAGFTVTNFTRYRQPFEDLLHEISPYVYVAFFALTGVGLKLDILFSTLGIALVLFLVRMAAILVGTYAGGTIANESPTFRRWAWMGLITQAGIALGLARETAVAFPATLGGDFSTLIIAVVVLNEVFGPLFLKYVLRRVGEAHVPGDGAGRSVVILGVEQGSMALARQLTADGWHVVVADTNAEHVERLAAEDVDERHIKQVDSPTLKSLFGGSPDTLVAMLEDDEANLRACELAAEDFGVRSMVARVQDIVLRERFESLGVHVLDPASAMVNLLHQYVRAPEAVELLLRQHPDHEVTQITIYDRAIDGLRLRDLRLPNDVLILEIIRDGISIVPDGLSILRVRDDVTLLGSPDSLTEVSLKLGY; encoded by the coding sequence ATGGAAGTACCGAGCATTGTCATTTACTCACTGAGCTTTTTGTTGATCGCCCTGGCAGCCAAGCAGATTGGTAAGTTCTTCTCCCGTTATGAGCTGCCTTACATTACGGGTTATCTATTGGCTGGTGCCCTGGCAGGGCCGTTTATCCTGGGGATGCTACCCTCAGAAGCATCGGAAGAACTCCGTTACATAGATGATATCGCTCTGGCGGTGATCGCCTTTATCGCAGGGAGTGAGTTGTACTTACGTGAACTGAAAGACCGTTTGAACGCTATCTTGCTGAATGCTGCCGGGATTGTCATAGCGGCTTTCCTTATGTTAGGGATTGCGATTTTCTTCTTGCAATCCGTGATTCCATTCGCAGCGGATTTCTCGACGATGACGCGGGCAGCCGTCGCCCTCCTGGGGGCGACGATCTTACTGGCGCTATCGCCTGCATCGACGATTGCTGTGATTCAGGAAGTGCGTGCAAAGGGGCCTTTCTCCAAGACTGTTTTGAGCATTGCCGTGGTGATGGATGTCGTCATCATCGTGCTGTTTGCGGTGAGTGTTGCCTTCGCCAGGGCCATGATCGATAACCTGGTCGTTGATGTCAGCTTCGCTATTTTGCTGATTGCCGATATCGCGATTGCGCTGGTGAGTGGTTATCTTGTGGGGCGTGTCATCGGGCTTGTGATGTCGCTTTCAGCAAGTAACGTCATTAAAGCACTGCTCTTGTTGGTGATTGGCTTCATCATCTTTGAGTTGGGTTATAGTGTGCCGGAATGGTCGTATGAGACGTTCGGCTTTAAGATCAAGATTGAACCGCTGTTGATCGCGATGGTGGCTGGGTTTACCGTGACGAACTTCACACGCTATCGCCAGCCGTTTGAAGATTTGCTGCACGAAATCAGCCCCTATGTATACGTGGCCTTCTTCGCGCTGACAGGCGTGGGCCTAAAGCTGGATATTCTCTTCAGCACATTGGGGATCGCGTTGGTGCTCTTCCTGGTGCGTATGGCGGCTATTCTGGTCGGTACCTATGCCGGTGGCACCATCGCTAATGAATCACCGACATTCCGGCGCTGGGCCTGGATGGGCTTAATTACGCAGGCGGGTATCGCCCTAGGCCTCGCAAGGGAAACAGCAGTTGCCTTCCCGGCGACGTTGGGTGGTGATTTCTCCACGTTGATTATCGCTGTGGTGGTCCTGAACGAAGTGTTCGGCCCCTTGTTCCTCAAGTATGTGCTGCGCCGCGTTGGCGAAGCCCATGTCCCAGGTGATGGTGCGGGACGTAGTGTGGTCATCCTGGGTGTGGAGCAGGGCTCCATGGCGCTGGCTCGCCAGTTGACGGCGGATGGCTGGCATGTGGTTGTCGCAGATACAAATGCTGAGCATGTTGAGCGATTGGCTGCGGAAGATGTGGACGAGCGTCACATCAAGCAGGTGGATTCGCCCACGCTTAAATCGCTCTTTGGCGGCAGTCCAGATACACTGGTTGCCATGTTGGAAGATGACGAAGCGAACTTGCGTGCCTGTGAACTGGCTGCTGAGGACTTTGGCGTCAGGAGTATGGTGGCCCGTGTTCAGGATATTGTCCTGCGTGAGCGGTTTGAATCTCTGGGCGTCCATGTTCTGGATCCAGCATCCGCAATGGTGAACCTGCTGCATCAGTATGTGCGCGCGCCAGAAGCGGTCGAACTGCTGCTGCGCCAGCATCCTGATCACGAAGTGACACAGATTACAATCTACGACCGGGCTATCGATGGGCTGCGCCTGCGAGATTTGCGATTGCCCAACGATGTCCTGATCCTGGAAATCATCCGCGATGGTATTTCCATTGTCCCGGATGGGTTATCTATCTTGCGAGTCCGTGATGATGTGACGCTGCTGGGCAGCCCGGATAGCTTGACAGAGGTCTCGCTCAAGCTGGGCTACTAA
- a CDS encoding uracil-DNA glycosylase family protein: MGRIFINYRRQDSEGYVGRLYDHLVQQFGVDDIFMDVDSIAPGADFVQVLEDAVASCDVFLAMIGPQWATIEDGNGERRLHQWNDFVRLEIASALKQQKWVIPVLVGQAQMPSPDMLPDDLQAFVRRNAIELSHQRFGHDVEKLIRAIKEAMPANSSIKTRMDTETQRLKADQLKAVRDDLVRATDSPLYAYRTENRYFPVLGEGNPDANILFIGEAPGSREVEQGRPFIGPSGDVLDEMMQSIGLDRDDVYLTNIVLDRTPDNRSPNREELAFYAPFQDRIVDIIRPAVIATLGRFAMEYLLKKLDLPEKRGKISQLHGKLIQATMPYGPIHVLPLYHPAVVLYSASQKDTLRRDFEKLKLFI, encoded by the coding sequence ATGGGGCGTATTTTTATCAATTATCGGCGGCAAGACAGCGAAGGTTATGTCGGTCGATTATATGATCATCTGGTGCAACAGTTCGGCGTCGATGATATTTTCATGGATGTGGATAGCATCGCACCTGGGGCTGATTTCGTGCAGGTGTTGGAAGACGCCGTTGCCAGTTGTGATGTCTTCCTGGCGATGATTGGCCCACAGTGGGCGACGATAGAAGATGGTAATGGTGAGCGCCGTTTGCATCAATGGAATGACTTTGTACGGTTGGAAATTGCCAGCGCGCTCAAACAACAAAAATGGGTGATTCCCGTCCTAGTTGGGCAGGCACAGATGCCATCGCCGGATATGCTGCCAGATGATTTGCAGGCATTCGTCAGGCGTAACGCGATTGAACTCAGCCATCAGCGCTTTGGGCATGATGTAGAAAAACTCATCCGCGCCATTAAAGAGGCGATGCCTGCTAATAGCTCTATCAAGACGCGCATGGACACAGAGACACAACGCCTTAAAGCGGACCAGCTTAAAGCCGTTCGTGATGATCTGGTTCGGGCGACGGATTCCCCTTTATATGCTTATCGCACGGAGAACCGCTACTTCCCTGTATTGGGTGAAGGCAATCCTGACGCCAATATCCTCTTCATTGGCGAGGCTCCAGGCAGTAGAGAAGTTGAACAAGGGCGGCCCTTTATCGGCCCATCAGGCGATGTGCTGGACGAGATGATGCAGAGCATCGGCTTGGATAGAGATGATGTTTACCTGACGAATATCGTTTTGGATCGCACGCCTGATAATCGCTCACCCAATAGGGAAGAACTCGCTTTTTATGCGCCTTTTCAAGATCGCATTGTTGATATTATCCGGCCTGCTGTAATTGCGACGTTGGGGCGTTTCGCCATGGAGTACTTGCTCAAGAAGCTGGATTTGCCGGAGAAGCGCGGCAAAATTAGCCAATTACATGGTAAGCTCATTCAGGCCACCATGCCCTATGGGCCGATTCATGTTTTGCCCCTGTATCATCCTGCGGTAGTGCTCTATAGCGCCAGCCAGAAAGATACCCTGCGGCGCGATTTTGAAAAACTTAAGCTATTTATTTGA
- a CDS encoding ArnT family glycosyltransferase, translating into MTKMTKYWQSAIAVALVFLSFGLSAFFSRVSLERLPHLEDELAYLYQARVFAGGQLTIDTPVPYRAYWQPFVIDYAPTGQRASKYPPGWSMILAFGVAAGQAWVVNALLSSLLTALTYAIGRRWFNADAGLIAALLVAFSPMVLLLGSSLMGHTIALCCVMGILLVWRGVLQGRIRLAIIAGALLGLLYITRPLPAVGIGLVCVVMSLAVLWRALRQKMLWRRIQPFLWLSAAALLVMSIGWIYNAALTGDPFKNLYVLVWDYDRPGFGACCGRSGHNLGRAINHARFDLSLAAADLFGWQIGSVDGNVVRYWLEGASYYPNLGLSLLLLIPGVLMAVWPLVRRHPRYTVLWVLGLAAWLLPIFAMPDLSRTVWFSWAWVISGVGWFLWPLLILRGRLRWPWVLISLTACLLLLSMIYWTGSQRYSTRYFFEMVGAVSLLSALPLAWLAAQGRWLQRVTYGLLIILTAMAFVTYTIPRIQVLHGFNQVTQATIDEVLARRVGDAPLIVIVNGPSTPGGAVSWRAYGMLMAVTSPYLDSDIVVARDNGLDGVRDAIYANSGGRQIIEMQADGSALWFLDEQP; encoded by the coding sequence ATGACAAAAATGACAAAATACTGGCAATCAGCAATTGCGGTGGCTCTTGTCTTCCTCAGCTTTGGTTTGAGTGCATTTTTTAGCCGTGTAAGCCTGGAGCGGCTGCCACATCTGGAAGATGAACTGGCATATCTGTATCAGGCACGCGTTTTCGCTGGGGGCCAGTTAACGATAGATACGCCAGTTCCTTATCGTGCGTACTGGCAGCCCTTCGTGATTGATTACGCGCCAACCGGGCAGCGTGCCAGTAAATACCCGCCGGGTTGGTCGATGATCCTGGCGTTTGGCGTGGCGGCAGGGCAAGCCTGGGTCGTGAATGCGCTGCTGTCTTCGCTGTTGACGGCCCTCACCTATGCCATAGGTCGGCGCTGGTTCAATGCAGATGCCGGGCTGATTGCGGCTTTGCTCGTTGCATTTTCTCCGATGGTCTTATTGCTCGGCAGCAGCCTGATGGGGCACACGATTGCTTTGTGTTGTGTGATGGGTATTTTGCTGGTGTGGCGCGGCGTCTTGCAGGGGCGTATCCGGCTGGCGATCATCGCTGGGGCCCTGTTGGGGCTGCTTTATATCACGCGGCCTTTACCTGCTGTGGGGATTGGGCTTGTGTGTGTGGTGATGTCATTGGCTGTATTGTGGCGCGCTTTACGCCAGAAAATGCTCTGGCGGCGTATACAGCCTTTTCTATGGCTTTCTGCGGCGGCCTTGCTCGTGATGTCCATCGGCTGGATTTATAATGCTGCCCTGACTGGCGACCCCTTTAAGAACCTGTATGTGCTCGTCTGGGATTATGATCGCCCTGGATTTGGGGCGTGCTGCGGGCGTAGTGGTCATAACCTGGGACGTGCGATCAACCATGCGCGCTTTGATCTTTCCCTGGCTGCGGCGGATTTATTTGGTTGGCAAATTGGCTCTGTTGATGGGAATGTGGTGCGCTACTGGCTGGAAGGTGCTTCTTACTATCCAAACCTTGGCCTGAGCTTGCTGCTGCTGATTCCTGGCGTGTTGATGGCTGTATGGCCGCTGGTGCGACGTCACCCTCGTTATACTGTGCTGTGGGTATTGGGATTGGCTGCCTGGCTGCTGCCGATTTTTGCAATGCCAGACCTGAGCCGGACAGTCTGGTTTAGTTGGGCGTGGGTTATCAGTGGCGTAGGATGGTTTTTATGGCCGCTGTTGATCTTGCGGGGGCGGCTGCGTTGGCCCTGGGTGCTCATCAGCCTGACGGCTTGTTTGCTGCTTTTGAGCATGATCTACTGGACAGGCAGCCAGCGTTATAGCACGCGTTATTTCTTCGAGATGGTTGGGGCGGTGTCGCTGCTGAGTGCACTGCCGCTGGCATGGCTTGCTGCGCAAGGGCGCTGGTTGCAGCGTGTCACATATGGCCTCTTGATTATCCTGACAGCAATGGCCTTTGTGACCTACACCATACCGCGTATCCAGGTGCTGCACGGCTTTAATCAGGTCACGCAGGCTACCATTGATGAGGTTTTGGCTCGTCGCGTTGGTGATGCGCCACTGATCGTCATCGTGAATGGGCCGAGTACGCCGGGTGGTGCGGTGAGTTGGCGCGCTTATGGTATGCTCATGGCCGTGACCAGCCCATATCTGGATAGCGATATTGTCGTCGCCAGGGATAACGGCCTCGACGGCGTGCGCGACGCGATATATGCCAACAGTGGCGGCCGCCAGATTATCGAAATGCAGGCAGATGGTTCTGCCCTGTGGTTCCTGGATGAACAGCCATAA